CGTGAAGATTCCATTCACCGTGAGCGGCGGCGTGATGACTCTGCAGGGCAAGGTGCCGGTATCTGTAGAGTACCCGGTCGACATATACGTCACCCACGTCACGCTGGGCGGCCAGGAGGTGCCGGTGAAGGGTGGTCAATTCTTAGTGTTCAGCGGCAAGACTACCGACCTCCTTGCCGGATTGGATTTCGCCGAGCTGGGACTCACTGGTATAGTAACTATACAGGCTGTCGACGCCACGGGCGCTCCGAGGTCTGACTGGACTGTGCAGATACTATACGGCAACATCACCGCGGCGCAGGGCGGCGGCCAGGTACAGGCAGTGTTGCCTAGGACAGACGTCCTTGACCAGCCGTACACAATTAAGGTAATCACCAACGCAATTACCCCCGACGGCAAGGCTCTGGTAAAGACTCAGACACTGGAACTGATGCAGAAGGCCTACGCACTGCAGATACCGGTGTCCACTGTGAAGGCTGTTGTGCAGGTCGTTGACGGCTTTGGCAACGTGAGGAATGACTGGCCGGTGGTTGTGGAGAACATCGCCACTGGCATGGGCCAGATCACCACCGAGCTGGTAGACGGCGAGAGGTACGTGGCTAGGGCAACGGGTCTCGGCTTCACCAACACGACGACATTCACCGCCAAGGGTCCGCAGATGGTGGTTAGGGTCAAGATACCCACTGGCAAGCTTGTGGCGCAGGTTGTAGACGGCTTTGGCAATGTGAGGAGTGACTGGACTGTGAATGTTGTCGGCGTCACCACCGGTCAGGGCACAGTTGGGCCGGTCGAGGTGCTGGCTGGCCAGTACACTGTGAAGACTTCGGTGTTTAACAAAGAGTTTACACAGGCTGTGAATGTTGGCGTTGGGCAAACCGCCACCGCAACTATACAGGTGCCGACTGCTAAGCTGAGTATCACCGCTGTTGACGACGACAAGAAGCCGATTGACAACTATGTGACGTATGTCGGCCTTACTGGTCCGCTGGCCCTTGAGTTTACCAGCCCGCCGAAGAGTGTCGAGGTGCTGGCTGGTAGCTACCAGGTCAAGGTGTCGGCTCTGGGTAAGGACGCCACGGCCCAGGTGACGCTGAATGCGGGCGATGTGAAGAATATACAAGTGGTTGTGCCGGGCACAGCTGGCCTAGACATCTTTAATACCAGGATACCGTTGCCCACGCTTGTGCTTTACGCACTTCTGTTGCTAGTGGTGATTGTGATACTGGCGATATTGATAATTGAGTACAACAACTGGAGGAGGAGACGCCTAATGCAGATTCTCGCCCCGCCGAAGTAAAAACCCTCTTTTTTCTATATTACTCCTCTACTTTTTTAACCCCTCTCGCCTCTTTCTCCATGTCTATTGGCTCTGAGCTGATCTCTCACGTGAGGGCCGCGATGGTCAGCAAGCTCCGCGGCCTTCCTGTGCCGGAGATCCACCCGACTCTTTCCCGTCTCCGCCTCGGTGTGTTTGTCACAGTGGAGTCTATTGTGAGGTCTGGTGGCTACGAGAGGCGGGAGGTTAGGGGGTCTCTCGGCGTTGTCGAGCCTTTTAGAGACTTGGCTCATGACTCGGCGAGGGTTGCCGCTAAGCTCGCCATGTCTATACCGAGGTTCACCGAGTTCGACTTGCGGCGTTCTGTTGTCGAGGTGACTCTTGTAGAGGGGCTGAGGCCCTGGGACGGGGGCTTGGCCGGTTTTGAGTGGGGGCGGGAGGGCGTCTACGCGGTTGCCGGCGACAAGAAGATGGTTGTGCTTCCGCAGACGATGATTGAGAGGAGGCTGATTGGAGGGGCCCTCCTGCGCTATGTGGAGTCTATGGTGGGGGCGCCCGCCGAGCTGTACCGGTTCTACACGCGCATCTTCTACGAGCTGAGGCCCGAGGGGGAGGTGATTGAGAGGGAGTTGTGGAAGTCCCGTGTTATTAGGCAATTTTCTGAAGTTGTACGTTAAGCTTTTATACACATCCGCTGTAGGGTGCAATGTATATTGAGTTGTTCGTCGTGGCTGGGCAAAACGCCGATCTGGAGAACTCTCTTAAGAAGGCTGTGGAGGATCTTAGGAGCCGCGTGCAGAGGCCTGACAAGATCAGGCTGGCCACCGTCAAGATTAGGCCAGACGCCGTCGACCAGGTGCTGAGGCTGGCTAACGAGCCGCCCGATAAAGTCCCGCCGCACTACCGATCACTTGTAAACATGCTGAAGAAGTATGGAATAACGAGGTTCCCCGCCGTCGTTGTAGACGGCGCCAAGGTGGGGGAAGGCGACGTGGCCGTAGACGACGTCCTCCGCGCGGTGCAGGAAAAAGCCCGCGCGGAGTTCCCAGAACTAGCCACCTTCGAACTTGTCCCGCCGAAACCCGCCCCGGCGCCCGTCCAGCCCTTGGTAAGAGAAGTCGCCCCGCCCCCACCCCCTCCGCCGCCCCCGCCACAGCAACCGCCCCTCCCTACATACACGCCCGAGGTAAAGCCGGTGGAGTTGCCCCCACCCGAGCCTAAGCCCCTCGCGGAACCCAAGCCAGTTGCGCCAGAGTTGCCTCCGCCTCCTCCGCCGCCCCCGCCGCCTCCACCTCCGCAGTTGCAACCCG
The sequence above is drawn from the Pyrobaculum ferrireducens genome and encodes:
- a CDS encoding AMMECR1 domain-containing protein — translated: MSIGSELISHVRAAMVSKLRGLPVPEIHPTLSRLRLGVFVTVESIVRSGGYERREVRGSLGVVEPFRDLAHDSARVAAKLAMSIPRFTEFDLRRSVVEVTLVEGLRPWDGGLAGFEWGREGVYAVAGDKKMVVLPQTMIERRLIGGALLRYVESMVGAPAELYRFYTRIFYELRPEGEVIERELWKSRVIRQFSEVVR